Genomic window (Achromobacter sp. B7):
TGTTCGCCGTGATGCTGGGGTGGGTGCCTGCGGGTGGGCGCGGCAAGACCGTCAGCATCGGCTCGTTGCAGCTTAGCGTGTTGACCTTAAGCGGGTGGATGAGCCTGGCGCTGCCCGCCGCAACGATCGCCATCGCCAAGTGCGCCATGATCATCCGCGTGACGCGGGCCGCCACGCGTGAAGCGCTGCCGATGGACTACATCAAGTTCGCGCGCGCCAAGGGCCTGTCGGAAAGACGCGTGCTGGGCGTGCATCTGTTAAAGAACATCCTGATCCCCGTCGTGACCGTCGCAGGCCTGGAATTTGGCCAGGTGATGGCGTTTGCCGTGGTCACCGAAACGGTCTTTTCGTGGCCCGGCATGGGCAAGCTGCTGATCGATTCCATCATCAACCTGGACCGCCCCGTGGTCGTGGCCTACCTGCTCTTGATCGTGTTCTTTCTGGTCATGTTGAACCTGGTGGTGGACATCATCTACACGGTGCTGGACCCCCGCGTACGCTTGGATAGCCGCCGATGAATAGTCCCGTCAGCCCCGCCAGCCCGGCCGTGCCCATCGCTGCCAAAAAAGAACAAACGCCCTGGCGCCGCTTCGTCTCTGATTTTTTCGCCAGCAAGCTTGCCACCCTGGGCCTGGTGATGCTGCTGGTCATCGTCGGCGCGGCGGTGTTGGCGCCGTGGATCGCGCCGCAGAACCCGTACGACCTGGCATCGCTGGACATCATGGATTCCAAGCTCGAGCCCGGCAGCGAAAGCAGTGACGGGTCCATGCATCACTGGCTGGGCACGGATGGCCAAGCGCGAGACTTGCTGTCGGCCATCCTGTACGGCATGCGCACCAGCTTGATGGTGGCCACGATCTCGGTGCTGGCAGCGTTTGGCATCGGTGCCACGGTGGGCCTGATCGCCGCCTATTTTGGCGGCCGCATCGATGCGTTGCTCATGCGGATTGTGGATATCCAGTTGTCCTTCCCCGCCATCCTCGTTGCGCTGATGCTGTTGGCGATTCTGGGCAAGGGTGTGGATAAGGTGATCATCGCGCTGATTGTTGTGCAGTGGGCGTACTTCGCGCGCGCCGCGCGCGGCGCGGCGCTGGTGGAACGCGGCAAGGAATATGTGGAAGCGGCGCGCTGCATGTCCTTGTCGTGGGGCCGCGTGCTGTTTCGCCATGTGCTGCCCAACTGCATGCCTCCCCTGATCGTCATCGCCACCATCGACCTGGCGCACGCCATCGCGCTGGAAGCCACGTTGTCGTTCCTGGGCGTGGGCGTGCCGGTAACCGAGCCGTCGTTGGGCATGCTGATCTATAACGGCTTTGAATACCTGTTGTCCGGCCAGTACTGGATATCGTTTTTTCCCGGCATCGCGCTGGCGCTGGCCATCATCGCCATCAACCTGGTGGGCGACCACCTGCGCGACGTGCTTAACCCGCGTCACGCAAATTAAGGGCGAACGCGATGCAGACAAACGCCGTGCAATCGCCCCTGGCCGTGGCCCGGCCTGTACTTGAGGTCCAGGGACTTAAAACGCATTTCTTCACGCGCAATGGCGTGGTGAAAGCCGTTGACGGCGTGGACCTGACCTTGGCTGAAGGTGAGATCCTGGGGCTGGTCGGCGAATCGGGATCGGGCAAGAGCATCACGGGCTTCTCGTTGATGGGCCTGCTGGATGAGCCCGGCCGCATCGTTGAAGGCCACCTGCGCCTGAATGGGGAAGACCTGCGCGGCGCGACGCCCGCGCGCTGGCGTCAACTGCGCGGCGAAGAGATCGCAATGATCTTCCAAGACCCGATGATGACGCTGAACCCCGTTCTGCGCGTGGATACGCAAATGATCGAGGCCGTGCGCGCACATCACAACGTGTCGCGCGAGCAGGCGCGCGCGCGGGCCTTGCAGACGCTGACGATGGTGGGCATTCCGTCGCCGCAAGAGCGCCTGCGCGCCTATCCGCATCAGTTGTCGGGCGGCATGCGCCAGCGTGTCGCGATCGCCATCGCGCTGCTTAATTCCCCGCGCCTGATCATCGCCGACGAGCCCACCACCGCGCTGGACGTCACCATTCAGGGGCAGATTCTTTTTGAAGTGCAGAAGCTGTGCCGCGAGACCGGCACCGGCCTGATCTGGATTACGCACGACCTGGCGGTGGTGGCCGGCCTGGCGGACCGCGTGTCGGTGATGTACGCGGGGCGCGTCGTGGAAACTGGCAGCACGCACGACGTCATCACGCATCCCATGCATCCGTACACGCATGGCTTGATCGCATCCATCCCCACGCCGGAATCGCGTGGCAAGCCGTTGGTGCCGATTCCTGGCATGACCCCCTCGCTGTTGAACCTGCCACAAGGCTGTGCGTTCCGGGGGCGCTGTCCGCGCGCTACCGACGCCTGTCTGATCGAACCGCAGCCCGCTGAAGTTCGCCCGGCGCAATGGGTGCGCTGCTGGCATGCCGGAGACCCAGACCCCAAATGAGCGAAGCACAACGCGACGCCGCCACCCCCATCCTGTCCCTGCGCGACGTGGCGCTGCGCTTTGTGCAGCCCGTGGACCTGGCCGGCCGCATCGCCAACCTGCTGGGCGCGGGCTTGAAGACGCAAGTGGTGCATGCCGTGGCCGGCGTGGACCTGGACGTGCAGCCGGGTGAAGTCATCGGCATTGTGGGGGAGTCGGGCTGCGGGAAATCCACGCTGGGCCGTGTCGTGTCCGGCATTTTGCCGCCCACTTCCGGCGACGTGCACTATCAGGGCAAAGCCGTGAAGTCCATGACGGGCACACAGCGGCGCGCCTACGAGCTTGGCGTGCAGATGATTTTCCAAGACCCCTACGCATCACTTAACCCACGCATGCGCGTGCGCGAGATCATCGGCGAGGCGCCCGTTGCGCACGGCTTGATTCGATCCCGCGACAAGGCCGACTACGTGGCGGGATTGATGCGGCAGGTGGGCTTGGACCCATCCTTCGCGCAACGCTATCCGCATCAGTTTTCGGGCGGGCAGCGCCAGCGTATCGGGA
Coding sequences:
- a CDS encoding ABC transporter permease, yielding MLATIVRRLLQTIVVMLVMSALVFAGIYMVGDPVSMLASPEATEAQRAAISASLGLDLPLWRQYLIFMGQAVRGDFGNSFLTGEPAMHLILERMPATVELACVAMLLSVLIGVPLGILAGLKPQAPGSRAIMTGSVLGFSLPNFWVGLMLIMVFAVMLGWVPAGGRGKTVSIGSLQLSVLTLSGWMSLALPAATIAIAKCAMIIRVTRAATREALPMDYIKFARAKGLSERRVLGVHLLKNILIPVVTVAGLEFGQVMAFAVVTETVFSWPGMGKLLIDSIINLDRPVVVAYLLLIVFFLVMLNLVVDIIYTVLDPRVRLDSRR
- a CDS encoding ABC transporter permease yields the protein MNSPVSPASPAVPIAAKKEQTPWRRFVSDFFASKLATLGLVMLLVIVGAAVLAPWIAPQNPYDLASLDIMDSKLEPGSESSDGSMHHWLGTDGQARDLLSAILYGMRTSLMVATISVLAAFGIGATVGLIAAYFGGRIDALLMRIVDIQLSFPAILVALMLLAILGKGVDKVIIALIVVQWAYFARAARGAALVERGKEYVEAARCMSLSWGRVLFRHVLPNCMPPLIVIATIDLAHAIALEATLSFLGVGVPVTEPSLGMLIYNGFEYLLSGQYWISFFPGIALALAIIAINLVGDHLRDVLNPRHAN
- a CDS encoding ABC transporter ATP-binding protein, with the protein product MQTNAVQSPLAVARPVLEVQGLKTHFFTRNGVVKAVDGVDLTLAEGEILGLVGESGSGKSITGFSLMGLLDEPGRIVEGHLRLNGEDLRGATPARWRQLRGEEIAMIFQDPMMTLNPVLRVDTQMIEAVRAHHNVSREQARARALQTLTMVGIPSPQERLRAYPHQLSGGMRQRVAIAIALLNSPRLIIADEPTTALDVTIQGQILFEVQKLCRETGTGLIWITHDLAVVAGLADRVSVMYAGRVVETGSTHDVITHPMHPYTHGLIASIPTPESRGKPLVPIPGMTPSLLNLPQGCAFRGRCPRATDACLIEPQPAEVRPAQWVRCWHAGDPDPK
- a CDS encoding ABC transporter ATP-binding protein, yielding MSEAQRDAATPILSLRDVALRFVQPVDLAGRIANLLGAGLKTQVVHAVAGVDLDVQPGEVIGIVGESGCGKSTLGRVVSGILPPTSGDVHYQGKAVKSMTGTQRRAYELGVQMIFQDPYASLNPRMRVREIIGEAPVAHGLIRSRDKADYVAGLMRQVGLDPSFAQRYPHQFSGGQRQRIGIARALALKPSVIVCDEAVAALDVSIQAQVLNLFEQLRDDLDLTYLFISHNLSVVSHISDRVAIMYLGRVVELAPTDTVFQRANHPYTQALLKELPTLTPGRRTYQPIKGELPSPLDPPSGCAFHPRCPHAMPRCKEERPLLREISPGQYSACHLNDMA